The proteins below come from a single Myxococcus xanthus genomic window:
- the thiE gene encoding thiamine phosphate synthase: protein MNAPSRPHLPRGPYLLCDDSVLPEISLVDKAARLVAGGARLVQLRMKRTPIREALAATRQVVALCRREGALCLVNDRVDLALLADADGVHVGDEDVPAEDARALLGPGRLVGVTVRDVVGARAAQAAGADYVGLGPVFPTSTKQVPAPVLGLEAFASVVRDSPLPVVGIGGVGLVNIASVAAAGAHCAAVVSDALLAADITERVRRLVEAFEQGRFGA, encoded by the coding sequence ATGAACGCACCGTCCCGCCCGCACCTTCCCCGCGGTCCTTACCTGCTGTGCGACGACTCCGTCCTGCCGGAGATTTCACTGGTGGACAAGGCGGCTCGCCTGGTGGCCGGCGGGGCCCGGCTGGTGCAACTGCGCATGAAGCGCACCCCGATTCGTGAGGCGCTGGCCGCCACGCGGCAGGTGGTGGCGCTGTGCCGCCGGGAAGGCGCGCTGTGCCTGGTGAACGACCGGGTGGACCTGGCGCTGCTGGCGGACGCGGACGGTGTGCACGTGGGTGACGAGGACGTGCCCGCCGAGGATGCGCGCGCGCTGCTGGGGCCTGGCCGTCTGGTGGGCGTCACGGTGCGAGACGTGGTGGGCGCGCGGGCGGCGCAAGCGGCGGGGGCGGACTATGTGGGGCTGGGGCCTGTCTTCCCCACGTCGACGAAACAGGTGCCCGCGCCAGTGCTGGGTCTGGAGGCCTTCGCGTCCGTGGTGCGTGACAGCCCGCTGCCCGTGGTGGGCATTGGTGGGGTGGGGCTGGTGAACATCGCGAGCGTGGCGGCGGCCGGGGCGCACTGTGCGGCGGTGGTGTCCGACGCGCTGCTCGCCGCGGATATCACCGAGCGTGTGAGGCGGTTGGTTGAGGCGTTTGAACAGGGGCGTTTCGGGGCATAG
- a CDS encoding acyltransferase family protein: MSTTAPPHLTDEHRPDLDWLRVVAILLLHLFHTGMMFNTWDWHVKSAQALPWLEPPMEVLHHLRMPLLMCISGLGTAFALRRRSLGTFAGDRAKRLLGPLVFGMFVVVPPQIYLERLQRGTFQGSYADFYPSVFGFVPYPAGSFSWHHLWFVAYLFIYCLLALPLFAALRTASGQVWLQRAEAWLSRGWNVVWLFLPLALNEVLLRRFPQTHALLDDPRAFIHFGLFFIGGHLLGRCPRVMEHLVARRKALLGACGLLFAVMVPPNEYAFPLETLGRTALQWLFILTALAWARACIHVRRPWLRHARERAYPFYILHQTVIVVVGFAVVDWPVGPWGLFLAVLTLTFGLTWGLCEGVARVPWLRACFGMPARSKRAAPIHAAAPVHTA; this comes from the coding sequence ATGAGCACCACCGCCCCCCCGCACCTCACCGATGAGCACCGCCCGGACCTGGACTGGCTCCGCGTGGTGGCCATCCTCCTGCTGCACCTGTTCCACACCGGGATGATGTTCAACACCTGGGACTGGCACGTGAAGAGCGCCCAAGCCCTGCCGTGGCTGGAGCCCCCCATGGAGGTGCTGCATCACCTCCGCATGCCGCTGCTGATGTGCATCTCCGGCCTGGGCACAGCGTTCGCGCTGCGGCGGCGCTCGCTGGGCACCTTCGCCGGGGACCGCGCGAAGCGGCTCCTGGGCCCGTTGGTCTTCGGAATGTTCGTCGTGGTGCCGCCACAAATCTACCTGGAGCGGCTCCAGCGAGGGACGTTCCAGGGCAGCTACGCGGACTTCTACCCGTCCGTGTTCGGCTTCGTGCCCTACCCCGCCGGCAGCTTCAGCTGGCACCACCTGTGGTTCGTCGCGTACCTCTTCATCTACTGCCTTCTCGCGCTGCCCCTCTTCGCGGCGCTGCGCACGGCGAGCGGCCAGGTCTGGCTCCAGCGCGCCGAGGCGTGGCTGAGCCGGGGCTGGAACGTGGTGTGGCTGTTCCTGCCGCTCGCGCTCAACGAGGTGTTGCTGCGCCGCTTCCCCCAGACGCACGCGCTGCTCGACGACCCGCGAGCCTTCATCCACTTCGGCCTCTTCTTCATCGGCGGACACCTGCTGGGCCGGTGTCCTCGCGTCATGGAGCACCTGGTGGCCCGGCGCAAGGCGCTGCTGGGCGCCTGCGGCCTGCTCTTCGCCGTCATGGTGCCGCCGAACGAGTACGCCTTCCCACTGGAGACACTGGGCCGCACGGCGCTGCAGTGGCTCTTCATCCTCACGGCCCTGGCGTGGGCGCGGGCCTGCATCCACGTCCGCCGCCCCTGGCTCCGGCACGCGCGCGAGCGGGCCTACCCGTTCTACATCCTCCACCAGACGGTCATCGTCGTCGTCGGCTTCGCGGTCGTGGACTGGCCCGTGGGCCCCTGGGGCCTCTTCCTGGCGGTGCTCACGCTGACGTTCGGTCTCACCTGGGGCCTGTGTGAAGGAGTGGCCCGGGTGCCCTGGCTGCGAGCGTGCTTCGGGATGCCGGCTCGCTCGAAACGGGCCGCGCCCATCCACGCCGCCGCCCCAGTGCATACTGCCTGA
- a CDS encoding sensor histidine kinase: MTPSPPQAGFDWKWPRIRAKPALALFGFCLLIGLWMGLTLWLTILGDGGTLPGSRPFLWEITGALGIWAVLPILYTAVVNAPSPRVGWGRFLGIHAVAFVLFTGLHTALMVGTRQLLYALLGWGTYDYGALAFRIPMEAQKDLISYTVTATLWSFLQTWKERQARALREAALEAELRAAQLQSLTGQLHPHFLFNALNTVSAVMYEDLARTDRLLSDLGGLLRASMERREATWTLAEERTQAARFVALLAARFGERVTVCWDVAPGLDGAQVPCFALQALVENAVKHNQDRTEPLEVRIQAREDGNGWRLEVEDTGRGFGVASPASGPGVGLSHLERILTLLHGGRARLERSHGPEGGARVSLWLPRETAA; encoded by the coding sequence ATGACGCCCTCTCCGCCCCAGGCCGGCTTCGACTGGAAGTGGCCCCGCATCCGCGCGAAGCCGGCGCTGGCGCTGTTCGGCTTCTGCCTGCTCATCGGCCTGTGGATGGGGCTCACGCTGTGGCTCACCATCCTCGGGGACGGCGGCACCCTCCCGGGCTCCCGTCCCTTCCTCTGGGAAATCACCGGGGCGCTCGGCATCTGGGCCGTCTTACCCATCCTCTACACGGCGGTGGTCAACGCACCGAGCCCTCGCGTGGGATGGGGGCGCTTCCTGGGCATTCATGCCGTGGCCTTCGTGCTCTTCACCGGCCTGCACACCGCGCTGATGGTGGGGACGCGGCAGTTGCTGTACGCGCTGCTCGGCTGGGGCACCTACGACTATGGCGCGCTCGCCTTCCGCATCCCCATGGAGGCGCAGAAGGACCTCATCTCGTACACGGTCACCGCCACGCTCTGGAGCTTCCTCCAAACCTGGAAGGAGCGTCAGGCGCGGGCGCTGCGGGAGGCCGCGCTGGAGGCCGAGTTACGAGCGGCCCAACTCCAGTCCCTCACCGGCCAGCTCCATCCGCACTTCCTCTTCAACGCCCTGAACACCGTCAGCGCGGTGATGTACGAGGACCTCGCGCGCACGGACCGGCTGCTCAGCGACCTGGGCGGACTGCTGCGCGCCAGCATGGAGCGGCGCGAGGCCACGTGGACGCTGGCCGAGGAGCGAACCCAGGCCGCGCGCTTCGTGGCCCTGCTGGCCGCGCGCTTCGGCGAGCGGGTGACGGTGTGCTGGGACGTGGCCCCCGGCCTGGACGGCGCCCAGGTGCCCTGCTTCGCGCTGCAAGCGCTCGTGGAGAACGCGGTGAAGCACAACCAGGACCGGACAGAGCCGCTGGAGGTGCGCATCCAGGCCCGGGAGGACGGCAATGGGTGGCGGCTGGAAGTGGAGGACACGGGGCGCGGCTTCGGCGTGGCCTCGCCCGCGTCCGGCCCCGGCGTGGGCCTGTCGCACCTGGAGCGCATCCTGACGCTGCTCCACGGGGGCCGAGCGCGGCTGGAGCGGAGCCACGGCCCCGAGGGCGGCGCGCGCGTGTCGCTGTGGCTGCCCCGGGAGACCGCGGCATGA
- a CDS encoding LLM class flavin-dependent oxidoreductase, translating into MIPFSVLDLSPVTQGSTAADALRNTLDLARHAEDWGFKRFWLAEHHNMTGIASAATSVVIGYVAGGTKRIRVGSGGVMLPNHAPLIIAEQFGTLETLYPGRIDLGLGRAPGTDMLTARALRRDLAASADTFPQDVVELKSYFEPTEPGQLIQAVPGAGLKVPIWLLGSSLFSAQLAAMLGMPFAFASHFAPDALLQALDIYRERFKPSESLERPYAMACVNVFAADTDAEAQRLFTSVQQQFIRLRRGTPGQLPPPVDDIDSVASPLDRASADHALKYSIIGAPDTVQQGLAAFIRLTGVDELMVTGMVYDHAARLRSFELTAQAHQRLAEAEAAQPA; encoded by the coding sequence ATGATTCCTTTCTCCGTCCTCGACCTCTCGCCCGTCACGCAGGGCTCCACCGCGGCCGACGCGCTCCGGAACACGCTGGACCTGGCACGGCACGCGGAGGACTGGGGCTTCAAGCGCTTCTGGCTGGCCGAGCACCACAACATGACGGGCATCGCCAGCGCGGCGACGTCCGTGGTCATCGGCTACGTGGCCGGAGGGACGAAGCGCATCCGCGTGGGTTCGGGCGGCGTCATGCTGCCGAATCACGCGCCGCTGATCATCGCGGAGCAGTTCGGCACGCTGGAGACGCTCTACCCGGGGCGCATCGACCTGGGGCTCGGCCGGGCGCCGGGCACGGACATGCTGACGGCGCGCGCCCTGCGGCGGGACCTGGCGGCGAGCGCGGACACCTTCCCCCAGGACGTCGTGGAGCTGAAGTCGTACTTCGAGCCCACCGAGCCGGGGCAGCTCATCCAGGCGGTGCCGGGCGCGGGTTTGAAGGTGCCCATCTGGCTACTCGGCTCCAGCCTGTTCAGCGCGCAGCTCGCGGCGATGCTGGGCATGCCGTTCGCCTTCGCCTCCCACTTCGCGCCCGATGCCCTGCTTCAGGCCCTGGACATCTACCGGGAGCGCTTCAAGCCGTCCGAGTCGCTCGAGCGGCCCTACGCCATGGCCTGTGTGAATGTCTTCGCGGCGGATACGGATGCGGAGGCACAGCGCCTCTTCACTTCGGTGCAGCAGCAGTTCATCCGCCTGCGCCGCGGCACGCCCGGTCAGCTCCCGCCCCCGGTCGATGACATCGACTCCGTGGCTTCGCCCTTGGACCGCGCGAGCGCCGACCACGCGTTGAAGTACTCCATCATCGGCGCGCCCGACACCGTTCAACAGGGTCTGGCGGCGTTCATTCGACTCACGGGAGTCGATGAGCTGATGGTGACGGGAATGGTCTACGACCACGCCGCACGGCTGCGCTCCTTCGAGCTGACTGCGCAGGCGCACCAGCGGCTCGCCGAGGCAGAAGCGGCGCAGCCGGCCTGA
- the dnaB gene encoding replicative DNA helicase, translating into MENVHEFREGRKVHEDLAAERAVLGAVLADNTLIAAVGEVVHPEDFSSPAHAQIFEAMLKLDGQSRQVDHLTLAEELKVLGHLVSVGGPAYLMRLDQVVPIASNAVQYAQIVKDQAIRRRLAQAGREIQDLASQETGELEVLLDEAERKVFLLAEKKREGDLRPVSELMEHTLDLLDKMKAAATGITGLSTGYIDLDNQLTGLHAGELIILAARPGIGKTSFAMNIAVHAALKENKAVGIFSLEMPADQLLMRLLASTARVDMKKLRGGRLTPHDEEKFQEMAGALYNAPIYIDDSGGLSPFDLRAKARRVKQRDPRLSLIVIDYLQLMHQKGKVESRQLEVAEISRALKQLAKELEVPIIALSQLSRKVEDRKDGKPLLSDLRESGSIEQDADVVMFIHRETSDEAGPDGQPAQQSNTVIPVELIIAKQRNGPIGSIDLVFLAEYTRFESRSRSE; encoded by the coding sequence ATGGAGAACGTCCACGAGTTCAGAGAGGGTCGGAAGGTCCACGAGGACCTCGCCGCGGAGCGCGCCGTGCTGGGCGCCGTGCTGGCGGACAATACGCTCATCGCCGCGGTAGGCGAGGTCGTCCACCCAGAGGATTTCTCCAGCCCCGCGCACGCCCAGATTTTCGAGGCGATGCTGAAGCTCGACGGCCAGTCGAGACAGGTGGACCACCTGACGCTGGCCGAGGAGCTGAAGGTGTTGGGCCACCTGGTGTCGGTGGGCGGCCCGGCCTACCTGATGCGTCTGGACCAGGTGGTGCCCATCGCGTCCAACGCGGTCCAGTACGCGCAGATCGTCAAGGACCAGGCCATCCGCCGCCGCCTGGCCCAGGCGGGCAGGGAGATCCAGGACCTCGCCAGCCAGGAGACGGGCGAGCTGGAGGTGCTGCTCGACGAGGCCGAGCGCAAGGTATTCCTCCTCGCGGAGAAGAAGCGCGAGGGCGACCTGCGCCCGGTCAGCGAGCTGATGGAGCATACGCTCGACCTGCTCGACAAGATGAAGGCGGCGGCCACGGGCATCACGGGCCTGTCCACCGGCTACATCGACCTGGACAACCAGCTCACCGGCCTGCACGCCGGCGAGCTCATCATCCTCGCGGCGCGTCCCGGCATCGGCAAGACGTCCTTCGCGATGAACATCGCGGTGCACGCGGCGCTGAAGGAGAACAAGGCCGTCGGCATCTTCAGCCTCGAAATGCCCGCCGACCAGTTGCTGATGCGTCTGCTGGCCTCCACCGCGCGCGTGGACATGAAGAAGCTGCGCGGCGGCCGGCTGACGCCGCACGACGAGGAGAAGTTCCAGGAGATGGCGGGCGCGCTCTACAACGCCCCCATCTACATCGACGACTCCGGCGGTCTGTCCCCGTTCGACCTGCGCGCCAAGGCCCGCCGCGTGAAGCAGCGCGACCCGCGCCTGTCGCTCATCGTCATCGACTACCTCCAGCTCATGCATCAGAAGGGCAAGGTGGAGAGCCGCCAGTTGGAGGTCGCCGAAATCTCCCGCGCACTGAAGCAGCTCGCCAAGGAGCTGGAGGTGCCCATCATCGCGCTCAGTCAGCTCAGCCGAAAGGTGGAGGACCGCAAGGACGGCAAGCCCCTGCTGTCAGACCTCCGTGAGTCCGGCTCCATCGAGCAGGACGCCGACGTGGTGATGTTCATCCACCGTGAGACGTCTGACGAGGCGGGCCCCGACGGGCAGCCGGCGCAGCAGTCGAACACCGTCATCCCCGTGGAGCTCATCATCGCCAAGCAGCGTAACGGCCCCATTGGCTCCATCGACCTGGTGTTCCTGGCCGAGTACACCCGCTTCGAGAGCCGGTCGCGGAGCGAGTAG
- the thiD gene encoding bifunctional hydroxymethylpyrimidine kinase/phosphomethylpyrimidine kinase: MSPRVLLLAGLEPTGRAGLLADVAAVRALRGQPVAVPTAQTAQGVRTFTWTASPPRVLSAQVAAARELGPVHAVKCGMVPARAQLEAAQRALEDTGAWWVVDPVVRTSRGEPLTRLSARAYLSLAGPRVVLTPNLDEAGWLLGRPVARTVEEAVEAAEALAQHGFGAVLVKGGHLPDTQGLADVLATPGRVRVLEGKRLARAPGRRGTGCRLASALATELGRGRALETAVRSARALVLRYLRTGAE; this comes from the coding sequence GTGAGTCCCCGCGTCCTCCTGCTGGCGGGGTTGGAGCCCACGGGACGGGCGGGGCTCTTGGCGGATGTCGCCGCGGTGCGCGCGCTGCGGGGCCAGCCGGTGGCGGTGCCCACCGCGCAGACGGCGCAGGGTGTCCGCACCTTCACCTGGACGGCCTCGCCGCCGCGCGTGCTGTCCGCGCAGGTGGCCGCCGCGCGCGAGCTGGGGCCGGTGCACGCGGTGAAGTGCGGCATGGTGCCCGCGCGCGCGCAGCTCGAGGCCGCGCAGCGGGCCCTGGAGGACACGGGCGCGTGGTGGGTGGTGGACCCGGTGGTGCGCACCTCCCGGGGCGAGCCGCTGACGCGCCTGTCCGCACGGGCCTACCTGTCTCTGGCCGGGCCGCGCGTGGTGCTCACGCCGAACCTGGATGAAGCGGGCTGGCTGCTGGGACGCCCCGTCGCGCGCACGGTGGAAGAGGCTGTCGAGGCCGCGGAGGCACTGGCGCAGCACGGCTTTGGCGCGGTGCTGGTGAAGGGCGGGCACTTGCCGGACACGCAGGGGTTGGCGGACGTCCTGGCCACACCGGGCCGCGTGCGAGTGCTGGAGGGCAAGAGGCTGGCACGCGCCCCCGGACGCCGGGGCACGGGGTGCCGGCTGGCCTCCGCGCTGGCCACGGAGCTGGGCCGGGGCCGCGCGCTGGAGACGGCGGTGCGTTCGGCCCGCGCGCTGGTGCTGCGCTACCTGCGGACCGGCGCGGAGTAG
- the clpB gene encoding ATP-dependent chaperone ClpB: MRLDKYTVKAQEAIHEGQSLARRADNPQYEPEHLAAALLGQKDGIVDPLLRKIGADVKLFAARLGEALQKLPRMQGGESAMLGQRLLKTFDKAEDEAKSLKDEFISSEHLLLALTHDKGAVGEVMKSSGVTRERVLSGLKEVRGSGRVTSQDAEATYQALEKYGRDLTEAARSGKLDPVIGRDEEIRRCVQVLSRRTKNNPVLIGEPGVGKTAIAEGLARRIVDGDVPEGLKNKRLVSLDLGAMVAGAKYRGEFEERLKAVLKEIADAAGEVILFIDELHTLVGAGKAEGAMDAGNMLKPALARGELHCIGATTLDEYRKHIEKDAALERRFQPVLVGEPSVHDTISILRGLKERYEVHHGVRIQDNALVAAATLSHRYIADRFLPDKAIDLVDEASSRLRIEIDSMPTELDDVRRKMTQLQIEREGLRKETDPHSQERLGQIEKELANLSEKFNALKVHWDAEKTAIGAIRSLKEKQEKAKNDQAAAERQGDLNRAAELKFGVIPSLDKELKAQNEKLAELQKNQKFLKEEVDAEDIAQVVAKWTGIPVSRLMEGEVQKLVHMEDRLANRVIGQRSAIEAVSNAVRRARSGLQDPNRPIGSFIFLGPTGVGKTETAKALAEFLFDDDSAMVRIDMSEYMEKHSVARLVGAPPGYVGYEEGGQLTEAVRRRPYTVVLFDEIEKAHHDVFNVLLQILDEGRLTDSQGRTVDFKNTVLILTSNIGSQDIQAGMAGKEELDERTRNEVMDALRAHFRPEFLNRVDEIVIFEPLRKKDIYRIVDLQLARLSKLLADKRLTLELTEKARELLAERGYDPTYGARPLKRAVQKNLLDPLALKVLGGEFVPGDHIQADAGPDGLTFAKVLVDTSKDVKRSA; the protein is encoded by the coding sequence ATGCGACTCGACAAGTACACAGTGAAGGCGCAGGAGGCGATCCACGAGGGTCAGAGCCTGGCCCGTCGGGCGGACAATCCGCAGTACGAGCCCGAGCACCTGGCCGCTGCGTTGCTCGGCCAGAAGGACGGCATCGTCGATCCCCTGCTCCGGAAGATCGGGGCAGACGTGAAGCTGTTCGCCGCGCGGCTCGGCGAGGCGCTCCAGAAGCTGCCCCGCATGCAGGGGGGCGAGAGCGCGATGCTGGGCCAGCGGCTGCTCAAGACTTTCGACAAGGCCGAGGACGAGGCCAAGTCCCTCAAGGACGAGTTCATCTCCTCGGAGCACCTGCTGCTCGCGCTCACGCACGACAAGGGCGCGGTGGGCGAGGTGATGAAGTCCTCGGGCGTCACGAGGGAGCGCGTGCTGTCCGGACTCAAGGAGGTCCGGGGCTCCGGGCGCGTGACGAGCCAGGACGCCGAGGCGACCTACCAGGCGCTGGAGAAGTACGGCCGCGACCTCACAGAGGCGGCGCGCTCCGGCAAGCTCGACCCCGTCATCGGCCGTGACGAGGAGATCCGCCGGTGCGTCCAGGTGCTGAGCCGGCGCACCAAGAACAACCCGGTGCTCATCGGCGAGCCCGGCGTGGGCAAGACGGCCATCGCGGAAGGACTGGCGCGGCGCATCGTCGATGGCGACGTGCCGGAGGGCCTGAAGAACAAGCGCCTGGTGTCCCTGGATTTGGGCGCCATGGTGGCCGGCGCGAAGTACCGCGGCGAGTTCGAGGAGCGCCTCAAGGCCGTCCTCAAGGAGATTGCCGACGCCGCGGGCGAGGTCATCCTCTTCATCGACGAGCTCCACACGCTGGTGGGCGCGGGCAAGGCCGAAGGGGCCATGGACGCGGGCAACATGCTCAAGCCGGCGCTGGCGCGCGGCGAGCTGCACTGCATCGGCGCCACCACGCTGGACGAGTACCGCAAGCACATCGAGAAGGACGCCGCGCTGGAGCGGCGCTTCCAGCCCGTCCTGGTGGGCGAGCCGAGCGTGCACGACACCATCAGCATCCTCCGCGGCCTGAAGGAGCGCTACGAGGTGCACCACGGCGTGCGCATCCAGGACAACGCCCTGGTGGCCGCCGCCACGCTGAGCCACCGCTACATCGCGGACCGGTTCCTGCCGGACAAGGCCATCGACCTGGTCGACGAGGCCTCCAGCCGCCTGCGCATCGAAATCGACTCCATGCCCACGGAGCTGGACGACGTGCGCCGGAAGATGACGCAGCTCCAGATTGAGCGGGAGGGCTTGCGCAAGGAGACGGACCCGCACTCGCAGGAGCGCCTGGGCCAGATTGAGAAGGAGCTGGCCAACCTGAGCGAGAAGTTCAACGCGCTCAAGGTGCACTGGGACGCGGAGAAGACGGCCATTGGCGCCATCCGCAGCCTGAAGGAGAAGCAGGAGAAGGCGAAGAACGACCAGGCTGCGGCCGAGCGTCAGGGCGACCTGAACCGCGCGGCGGAGCTGAAGTTCGGCGTCATCCCCTCGCTCGACAAGGAGCTGAAGGCGCAGAACGAGAAGCTGGCCGAGCTGCAGAAGAACCAGAAGTTCCTCAAGGAGGAGGTCGACGCGGAGGACATCGCCCAGGTGGTGGCCAAGTGGACGGGCATCCCCGTCTCGCGGCTGATGGAGGGCGAGGTCCAGAAGCTGGTCCACATGGAGGACCGGTTGGCGAACCGGGTGATTGGCCAGCGCAGCGCCATCGAGGCGGTGTCCAACGCCGTGCGCCGCGCGCGCAGCGGACTGCAGGACCCCAACCGCCCCATCGGTTCGTTCATCTTCCTGGGCCCCACGGGCGTGGGCAAGACGGAGACGGCCAAGGCGCTGGCGGAGTTCCTCTTCGATGATGACTCGGCCATGGTCCGCATCGACATGTCCGAGTACATGGAGAAGCACTCCGTGGCCCGGCTGGTCGGCGCGCCTCCGGGGTACGTCGGCTACGAGGAGGGCGGCCAGCTCACCGAGGCGGTGCGCCGGCGGCCGTACACGGTGGTCCTCTTCGACGAAATCGAGAAGGCGCACCACGACGTCTTCAATGTGCTGCTCCAGATTCTCGACGAGGGCCGGCTGACGGACAGCCAGGGCCGCACGGTGGACTTCAAGAACACGGTGCTCATCCTGACGTCCAACATCGGCTCGCAGGACATCCAGGCCGGCATGGCGGGCAAGGAGGAGCTGGACGAGCGCACGCGCAACGAGGTGATGGACGCGCTGCGCGCGCACTTCCGGCCGGAGTTCCTCAACCGCGTGGACGAGATCGTCATCTTCGAGCCGCTGCGGAAGAAGGACATCTACCGCATCGTGGACCTGCAGTTGGCGCGGCTGTCCAAGCTGCTGGCCGACAAGCGGCTGACGCTGGAGCTGACGGAGAAGGCGCGCGAGCTGCTCGCCGAGCGCGGCTACGACCCGACGTACGGCGCGCGGCCCCTGAAGCGCGCGGTACAGAAGAACCTGTTGGACCCGCTGGCCCTCAAGGTCCTGGGCGGCGAGTTCGTCCCGGGCGACCACATCCAGGCGGATGCGGGCCCGGACGGGCTCACCTTCGCCAAGGTGCTGGTGGACACCTCGAAGGACGTGAAGCGCTCGGCCTAG
- a CDS encoding gamma-glutamyl-gamma-aminobutyrate hydrolase family protein yields MNNHSRHHGPAPRRPNIGITPDWSPAGEQPFARYELKVPYADAVLRAGGLPFVLPYSDEPACVESYLDRISGVLVTGGAFDIPPSAYGEDAREGLGALKEGRTAFEAALMRGALKRNMPLLGICGGMQLLNVILGGTLYQDIGREVEGAREHEQKHDRTHPQHPVDVKSGTLLAEAVGYGQLMVNSTHHQSVRGVGKDVTITAVAPDGVVEAIESSVHTFAVGVQWHPEYMSTTIPVHVGLYKAFVQKAREHRR; encoded by the coding sequence ATGAACAACCATTCGCGTCACCACGGGCCGGCGCCGCGCCGCCCCAACATCGGCATCACCCCGGACTGGAGTCCGGCCGGAGAACAGCCCTTTGCCCGCTATGAGCTGAAGGTTCCGTACGCGGACGCCGTCCTTCGCGCGGGCGGGCTGCCCTTCGTGTTGCCGTATTCGGACGAGCCGGCCTGCGTGGAGTCCTATCTGGACCGCATCTCCGGGGTGCTCGTCACGGGCGGCGCGTTCGACATTCCTCCGTCGGCCTACGGCGAGGATGCGCGCGAGGGCTTGGGGGCGCTGAAGGAAGGGCGTACCGCTTTCGAGGCGGCGCTCATGCGCGGCGCGCTCAAGCGCAACATGCCGCTGCTGGGCATCTGTGGCGGCATGCAACTGCTCAACGTCATCCTGGGTGGCACGCTGTACCAGGACATCGGCCGTGAGGTGGAGGGCGCTCGCGAGCATGAGCAGAAGCACGACCGCACGCACCCGCAGCACCCGGTGGACGTGAAGAGCGGCACGTTGCTGGCGGAGGCGGTGGGGTATGGCCAGTTGATGGTCAACTCCACCCACCACCAGTCGGTGCGCGGCGTGGGCAAGGACGTGACGATTACCGCGGTGGCGCCGGATGGCGTGGTGGAGGCCATCGAGTCCTCCGTGCACACCTTCGCCGTGGGCGTGCAGTGGCACCCCGAATACATGTCCACGACCATTCCGGTGCACGTGGGGCTCTACAAGGCGTTCGTGCAGAAGGCGCGCGAGCATCGCCGGTGA
- a CDS encoding DUF1844 domain-containing protein: MSSGDEKRGETFVMRGEARSASEESISFSTFIVGLGTAVLIHLGGAPNPETGQTEKDLPLARQNLDLLSMLRAKTRGNLTAEEEKLFDGLLADLRLRYVEATKR; the protein is encoded by the coding sequence ATGAGCTCCGGGGACGAGAAGCGCGGCGAGACCTTCGTGATGCGGGGGGAAGCGCGCTCCGCGTCCGAGGAGTCGATTTCCTTCAGCACCTTCATCGTGGGGCTGGGCACCGCGGTGCTCATCCACCTGGGAGGTGCGCCCAATCCTGAAACGGGTCAGACGGAGAAGGACCTGCCGCTGGCCCGGCAGAACCTGGACCTCTTGTCCATGCTGCGCGCGAAGACGCGGGGCAACCTCACAGCCGAGGAAGAGAAGCTCTTCGACGGGCTGCTCGCGGACCTCCGCCTGCGCTACGTGGAGGCGACCAAGCGGTGA
- a CDS encoding LytR/AlgR family response regulator transcription factor, producing the protein MTRFQVLVADDEAPARAKVKRLLAEDARFALAGEATDGPQTLRQVGTLRPDLLVLDVQMPGLTGFEVLEALGPEHCPAVIFSTAYDAFALAAFEAQAVDYLLKPYDAERFGRALDKAHAVLRSGMPDTARIQSLLAELGRAPAGRPLERLVVKVGEAWVPLPLADVWHLSAEDKYVRLYTGQGEHLVRQTLRALEERLDPSRFVRVHRGDIVNLDAVARLEPWSHGDGILVLKDGSSVVLSRTWREAFLQKWGLEG; encoded by the coding sequence ATGACGCGCTTCCAGGTGCTCGTGGCCGATGACGAAGCGCCCGCGCGGGCGAAGGTGAAGCGCCTGCTGGCGGAGGACGCCCGCTTCGCGCTGGCGGGCGAAGCGACGGACGGCCCGCAGACGCTGCGGCAGGTGGGCACCCTGCGCCCGGACCTGCTGGTGCTCGACGTGCAGATGCCGGGCCTCACCGGCTTCGAGGTGCTGGAGGCCCTGGGCCCGGAGCATTGTCCGGCCGTCATCTTCTCCACCGCGTACGACGCCTTCGCGCTGGCGGCCTTTGAAGCGCAGGCGGTGGACTACCTGCTGAAGCCCTACGACGCGGAGCGCTTCGGCCGGGCGCTCGACAAGGCGCACGCGGTGCTCCGCAGCGGGATGCCGGACACCGCGCGGATCCAGTCCCTGCTAGCGGAGCTGGGGCGGGCCCCCGCAGGCCGTCCGTTGGAGCGGCTGGTGGTGAAGGTGGGCGAGGCCTGGGTGCCCCTGCCGCTGGCGGACGTCTGGCACCTGTCAGCCGAAGACAAGTACGTGCGGCTCTACACGGGCCAAGGCGAGCACCTGGTACGACAGACGCTCCGCGCCCTGGAGGAGCGGCTGGACCCCTCACGCTTCGTCCGGGTGCACCGGGGCGACATCGTCAATCTGGACGCGGTGGCCCGCCTGGAGCCGTGGAGCCACGGGGATGGAATCCTCGTCCTCAAGGACGGGAGCTCCGTCGTACTCAGCCGCACCTGGCGTGAAGCGTTCCTCCAGAAGTGGGGACTGGAGGGGTAA